DNA sequence from the Candidatus Zixiibacteriota bacterium genome:
TCGGGGACAATGAAAGCGATAATCATCGCCGCCGCCAAGAAAGCCAGCGACCCTTCAACCGACTTGGTTTTAAAGCGATGCCGTCCATACTTGCGTCCAATAATGGCCGCCGCCGGGTCGCCAGTCATGATAAACGTCAGGGCGGCGATCGCCTCCGGTTTGGCAAAGAGGGCAATGACAAAACATGAGGTTACCAGAATATAACTGGCCCCGGTGAAATCACCTTTCATCTCATGCTCACGGATAATCGGCGAAAGAAGCCCGCGAAGATAATACCAGAGCCTCCAATTCTTGAGCCGTCCGATGTCAATGAAGACCATGGCCAGAGATATGGGGATCATGATAGTAAGCGCTTCAGCCCTGGTCAGACCAAAGATGTAATACCCTCCGGGAATCACCAAAGCAAAGATATGAGTGAGTTTCCGAAGCAGTTCCCCTTTGAAAGTAATCTGATTAGGTTCCTTGTCCGACACAGTCTCCGCCCTGATCGAAAGGGATTATCTTCGCGCTTTCGGTGGAAGTTCTATCCTTTTCAGTTTTTCCAGGTGATATTCTATCCGGTGTCGTCCCAGAATCTCCTTTTCCCACCGGTCGTTCAGTTCCCTGGCATGTTCGATTCTGAGAGCATCGATGATAAGGCTTTTGACCTCGGTCAGAGGCTTATCATTCTTGCGATCAATCACTTTTATGATGTGATATCCCCACTCGGTTTTCACCGGGTGCGAAACATTTCCCCTGGCCGTCCCCCAGGCCGCCCGATAGAAATTCTCGGGCATTTCGCCAGGACCAATATAACCCAGATCGGCGGCCGCCACCCGAATTTCCTCTGCGCCGGGGTAGTACTGCTTGGCAAGACCCAGAAAATCAACTCCGGAAAGAGCCTGGTCCCGCAGGAATTCACCGAATAGAGAATCCTGCACAATTATATGCTGGACATAGATCGGTTTCTTGAAGGTGAATCGGTCAATATTCCTCTCATAATAATCGCTAATAAGACTATCAGAAGGCATATATTCGGGGTCCTGTCCGCCTTTTCGCACAACACCCATAGCGTACTTATGATAGAGCTGCTCTCTCTCCGCCAAGACTACCGGGGCATCGGCATACCCCAATTGCTGACCGGCCTGCATCGCCAGATATCTGTAAGCCTCACGCAGTAGAACCGCATGTTTTGCTTTCAACATCACCGAGTCTGCCGCGGGCTTAATTGAATACTGGTCAAAGATATCCCCCAGCCGATAAAAGGTTATCGTATCGATGCCATTGATAACGGCCGCCCAGGTTGTTTCCGGAACATGCCGGGCTTCCTTGAGCAGCGCCGAATCGTTAAATATGATTTTGGCCTGCGAAACCAGGGAATCAATGAAATACCTTGCCCTGCCGCCGGCCATTTCCGAGGCAAATTGCATCGAGACAGCGCCATATACCTCAGGAGTCAGCGGGGCCAGCCCTGCATTAAGATGGTCAATAACCTGGATAATATGCCACCCGTCACGTGATCGAAAAGGCTGCGACATCTCGCCGGGTGGCAGCGAAAACGCCTGTTCCTCAAATTCTTCATTGTAGGTATTGCGCGTGAAATATTCCAACTCACCATATTTATCGCCGGATTCCCGGTTGACGGAATATAGATAGGCCAGATTCCCCAGTACCTCGCCGGTATCGATACGAGCCCGCAGGCTATAGATCATATCTTTGGCGACAGAATCAAGCTGCTCCAAAGTATAATTCTTATATAATGAGGAATCCTTGCCATAGCGGAGCCCATCAGCCGAGATAACCAACTGTCGAGCATGGACCTGCTCCTTATTGCTGTATTTCTCGGGGTGAGCCCGGTAAAAACTATCCACCACGATCGAGTCCACTTTGATTGAATCGATGATATATTTTCGATAGAAATAGTTAAGAAAGAAATCATTATAACGCGCCTGAAAGATACGATAGAGGACGATATCATCGCGCAGATTGATTTTCCCGGCTTCCGTGGAGACCGCGGAATCGACGACAATTGCCTTAAGGGTGTCAAAAAAAGTGCTTGAATCGAGGATGCCGCCCTTTTCCAGCAGTTTTCCCGCAGCGAGACGTTCATAGAGCTTTGTGGCCGGAATCGTGACAGTGGAATCAATTGTGGCGACCGGGAAATCCTGCCTGGCAATTTCGGTGACCGTGACTTTGGAGGGCTGGCATCCGCCAAGCCACGAAATGGCTATGAAAAGAAAAGTTGTCGGGCCTAAAATAAATATTCTGGCTTTCATCTCATAAATTCCTATGTTTTTACAAATGCAAATTTATGGAATTTATACAACCTGACACCAAAAGCAAGCCCAAAAAACTCGAACCTTAGGCGGTTACGATAAAATCGCGATTTTATTGGAATTGGCGGCGGCCTGGGAATCCGGCTGCCCGGCACGTTTCCCCGGCGCCTGCCTGAAATGGAGTATAAAAGCGGTTCCCACTCCCGGGTGCGTGCGCACCTGCAGTTCGATGCGAAGGCTCTCGGCCAAACGCTGGACAATAGCCAAACCCAGTCCCGTTCCCTCTTTCTTGTTGGAAAAGAAGGGATCGAATATTTTGGGAATGGTTGACTTCTCAATTCCCGGGCCGTTATCAATCACTTGCAGCACAACAGATCTGTCCGGAGCTATTTCCAGCCAGACGGAAACTTCCCCTTTTCGTCCCTCCAGCGCCTCGCAGGCGTTGACGATCAAATTAATTAATATCTGCTTAATCTTATCTTCATCGCCGAAAATATAGATATACGAATCGGAGGCTGATAGCTTAAGAGTGATATCCTTATTGTATGCCGAGTGATGTCTTATCATTTCGAAGACATCGCTGACCAAACGGCAGAGTTCGACTTTATTGAAGACAGGACGATTGGCCCGGGCGTAAAGCAGAAAATCGGTCAGGATATTATTCAGCCGGCTCGATTCCTTGACAATTAATTGCATCAAGCGGCGATTCTCGCCGGAGAGATTCAATTCTGCCTGAAGAACCTCGACAGAACCTGAGATAGCCGCCAGAGGATTCCTTATTTCATGTGCAATGGCCGCCGAAAGCTCGCCGACCGCTGCCATTTTATCCGCCAAGCGGATTTTCTCCTCCAGCTTCTTGGTTTCCGTAAGGTCCTGAAAAATGGCAATGACACCGCGAATATTGTCGCATTCCTCTTCCAAGAGAGAAATAGAGACGCCCAGCGGAATAGAGCGGCCCTCCCGATTAATAATCTCCATCTCATTCCGGGGAGATCCTTTTCGAGCCCGCAGCACGCCCGACAGATTAGCGACCAGTTGCGGCATACGGCCGGAGAAAATCTCACGAAAATCTCTTCCTTTCACTTCCGACTCGGCAAAGCCCATAATCATCTCGGCGGCATGATTGAAGAAGATTACCCGACCGTCCGGATCGATGGTGACCAGGCCGGAGTTAAGGTGGCGGAGAATATCATTCGTATCCAGCTTGGCCTGCTTCAGGGCCTGTGAGGCGCTAGCCAGCTGAAGGTCTTTGCGCCTCAGTCGTTCGACCAGAAATCCCGAGATGAAAGCCACCAGATAGAAGATAAGGATATGAAGAAAGATATTATAGAAAGCAGCATCCTGGGTGGAGAATATGGTTTCCAGAGCGCGGCTGGAAGAGCCCGGCCCACTGCTTCCGCCAAGGCCGAACCAGATGATAAAGGCATATGAGAACGAAACCAGCGATGCTATGCCAAGTGTCCCGGCCAGCCGGTTGGCCAGCGCCGAGGAAATAATGGTCAGAACAAAGAGGCCTGAAAAAGCCGACTGAATATTGCCCGTGGCATAAATAATCCCTGCCTCAACGATTATCTCGGAAAGGGTTTGCAGAAAAGGAAGAACGTTGAACAGTGTTTTGGTCTCAAACCAGCGACGGAAAAGAAAAAGCACCGGCAGAAGCAAAGTCAAAAAGGAATAGGCAAAAAAAGGGAAACTCAAATAGGCCGGGTAACGCATCCAGAAGACAATGATCCCGGTGACAAGAATATAGGTGGTCAGGCGAAGCGATAAAAGCCACCCGGGCTTGAGGGCGAAGGGACTCGAATTCATATCAAAATGAAAGGGCGCCCGAAGGCGCCCCTGCTATGTCGTTGTTATCCTATCTTGCCGACAATATCGAACATTGGCAAATACATGGCAATCAATATGCCGCCGATGACAATACCCATAACCACTATAATGAGCGGTTCAATCATAGAGGTTAGAGCGCTGACCGCGGCATCGACCTCCTCATCATAGAAATCCGCTATTTTCTGAAGCATATCATCGAGACCGCCTGTTTTTTCGCCCACTGAAATCATCTGCGTCACCATCGGCGGGAAAACCCCGGTTTCCTTCAAGGGAGCCGTGATCGTATCACCCTGGGCAATTGACAGCACCGACTTTTTAATGGCATTGGCGATCACCACGTTGCCGGCCGTCCTTGCCGTAATCTCCAAAGCATCAAGGATAGAAACACCCGAAGAAAGAAGCGTCCCCAAAGTGCGGGTGAAACGCGCCACGGATGATTTGCGGACAAGATTTCCGAAGATCGGCGCCTTAATGAGGAAAGCATCAAACAGCGCTCGTCCCGTCTCCGTTCTCACCCAGTAGATAAAGCCGACCACGGCGCCAATCGATCCCAGAAAGAGGTGCAGGAAATATTTCTGGAGGAAATTGCTTATGGCCAGAATCACCAGCGTTGGTTTGGGCAACTCCGCACCCAGGCCGCCAAACATCTTGGCGAAAGTCGGAACAATGAAAGTCAGCATGGCGATAGTCACTACAACCGCCACAACGCAGATGACGGTCGGATAGACCATGGCGCCCTTGACCTTGCGAATAAGGCTATCGGCCTTTTCGCGATAGACGGCCAGACGCACCAGAATCGTGTCGAGTGCGCCGCCCATTTCACCGGCTTCCACCATGTTGGTATACAGATGGTCGAAAACCTTGGGATGGCGAGAGAGCGCCTCCGAAAGAGTGGAACCGCCCTGAACCGAC
Encoded proteins:
- a CDS encoding peptidylprolyl isomerase; the protein is MKARIFILGPTTFLFIAISWLGGCQPSKVTVTEIARQDFPVATIDSTVTIPATKLYERLAAGKLLEKGGILDSSTFFDTLKAIVVDSAVSTEAGKINLRDDIVLYRIFQARYNDFFLNYFYRKYIIDSIKVDSIVVDSFYRAHPEKYSNKEQVHARQLVISADGLRYGKDSSLYKNYTLEQLDSVAKDMIYSLRARIDTGEVLGNLAYLYSVNRESGDKYGELEYFTRNTYNEEFEEQAFSLPPGEMSQPFRSRDGWHIIQVIDHLNAGLAPLTPEVYGAVSMQFASEMAGGRARYFIDSLVSQAKIIFNDSALLKEARHVPETTWAAVINGIDTITFYRLGDIFDQYSIKPAADSVMLKAKHAVLLREAYRYLAMQAGQQLGYADAPVVLAEREQLYHKYAMGVVRKGGQDPEYMPSDSLISDYYERNIDRFTFKKPIYVQHIIVQDSLFGEFLRDQALSGVDFLGLAKQYYPGAEEIRVAAADLGYIGPGEMPENFYRAAWGTARGNVSHPVKTEWGYHIIKVIDRKNDKPLTEVKSLIIDALRIEHARELNDRWEKEILGRHRIEYHLEKLKRIELPPKARR
- a CDS encoding ATP-binding protein, coding for MNSSPFALKPGWLLSLRLTTYILVTGIIVFWMRYPAYLSFPFFAYSFLTLLLPVLFLFRRWFETKTLFNVLPFLQTLSEIIVEAGIIYATGNIQSAFSGLFVLTIISSALANRLAGTLGIASLVSFSYAFIIWFGLGGSSGPGSSSRALETIFSTQDAAFYNIFLHILIFYLVAFISGFLVERLRRKDLQLASASQALKQAKLDTNDILRHLNSGLVTIDPDGRVIFFNHAAEMIMGFAESEVKGRDFREIFSGRMPQLVANLSGVLRARKGSPRNEMEIINREGRSIPLGVSISLLEEECDNIRGVIAIFQDLTETKKLEEKIRLADKMAAVGELSAAIAHEIRNPLAAISGSVEVLQAELNLSGENRRLMQLIVKESSRLNNILTDFLLYARANRPVFNKVELCRLVSDVFEMIRHHSAYNKDITLKLSASDSYIYIFGDEDKIKQILINLIVNACEALEGRKGEVSVWLEIAPDRSVVLQVIDNGPGIEKSTIPKIFDPFFSNKKEGTGLGLAIVQRLAESLRIELQVRTHPGVGTAFILHFRQAPGKRAGQPDSQAAANSNKIAILS
- a CDS encoding type II secretion system F family protein; the encoded protein is MPEFEYKGKTLAGAAVQGELSAGSREEQERALRQNRILVASIRKKPAELKIKLGSGIKKFDISRFSRQFATMIGAGLPMVQCLEILSTQMESKELCRIINEVKESVQGGSTLSEALSRHPKVFDHLYTNMVEAGEMGGALDTILVRLAVYREKADSLIRKVKGAMVYPTVICVVAVVVTIAMLTFIVPTFAKMFGGLGAELPKPTLVILAISNFLQKYFLHLFLGSIGAVVGFIYWVRTETGRALFDAFLIKAPIFGNLVRKSSVARFTRTLGTLLSSGVSILDALEITARTAGNVVIANAIKKSVLSIAQGDTITAPLKETGVFPPMVTQMISVGEKTGGLDDMLQKIADFYDEEVDAAVSALTSMIEPLIIVVMGIVIGGILIAMYLPMFDIVGKIG